The following proteins are co-located in the Apium graveolens cultivar Ventura chromosome 5, ASM990537v1, whole genome shotgun sequence genome:
- the LOC141661884 gene encoding uncharacterized protein LOC141661884 isoform X2 has translation MVKLASIRDSRIYGTLQTRNRCEYMNAELYIFATVMLLGGFVAQFSMEPKSGLVVILIGLGLVILVNSHDLVAHLAGIDYRLFVLMEHDLQLGLAEFVVPLVQSIGTLLSFLAILLYSFRCVRFATEVAEVQDLGMLGHGSGEEIGTYVEKLMSSELSGNVIDICPVRALTSKPFAFKARNWELKGTESIYVIDAVGSNIRIDSRGPEVMRIVPWLNEVCARREC, from the exons ATGGTGAAGTTAGCGTCAATACGTGATAGCCGAATATACGGGACACTACAAACCCGAAACAGATGCGAGTACATGAACGCGGAGCTATATATATTTGCAACAGTAATGTTACTAGGTGGTTTTGTTGCACAGTTTTCTATGGAGCCCAAATCAGGTTTAGTTGTGATACTGATTGGCCTTGGGCTGGTAATTCTTGTGAATAGTCATGATTTGGTGGCCCATCTTGCTGGAATTGATTATAGGCTTTTTGTGTTGATGGAACATGACTTGCAGCTGGGCCTTGCTGAGTTTGTTGTGCCTTTGGTCCAGTCTATTGGGACACTTCTTTCTTTTTTGGCTATACTTTTATATTCATTCAG ATGTGTTAGGTTTGCAACTGAGGTAGCTGAAGTTCAGGATCTTGGCATGTTAGGTCATGGCAGTGGAGAAGAGATTGGGACCTATGTTGAAAAGTTGATGAGTAGTGAGCTTTCTGGAAATGTGATAGATATTTGCCCTGTTAGAGCTCTCACCTCAAAACCTTTTGCTTTCAAGGCTCGTAACTGGGAGTTGAAGGGTACGGAAAGCATTTATGTTATAGATGCAGTTGGTTCTAATATTCGAATTGATAGTAGAGGTCCAGAGGTCATGCGAATTGTCCCGTGGTTAAATGAG GTATGCGCTAGACGTGAATGTTGA
- the LOC141661884 gene encoding uncharacterized protein LOC141661884 isoform X1, translating to MVKLASIRDSRIYGTLQTRNRCEYMNAELYIFATVMLLGGFVAQFSMEPKSGLVVILIGLGLVILVNSHDLVAHLAGIDYRLFVLMEHDLQLGLAEFVVPLVQSIGTLLSFLAILLYSFRCVRFATEVAEVQDLGMLGHGSGEEIGTYVEKLMSSELSGNVIDICPVRALTSKPFAFKARNWELKGTESIYVIDAVGSNIRIDSRGPEVMRIVPWLNEVSGSSIVKYYAKH from the exons ATGGTGAAGTTAGCGTCAATACGTGATAGCCGAATATACGGGACACTACAAACCCGAAACAGATGCGAGTACATGAACGCGGAGCTATATATATTTGCAACAGTAATGTTACTAGGTGGTTTTGTTGCACAGTTTTCTATGGAGCCCAAATCAGGTTTAGTTGTGATACTGATTGGCCTTGGGCTGGTAATTCTTGTGAATAGTCATGATTTGGTGGCCCATCTTGCTGGAATTGATTATAGGCTTTTTGTGTTGATGGAACATGACTTGCAGCTGGGCCTTGCTGAGTTTGTTGTGCCTTTGGTCCAGTCTATTGGGACACTTCTTTCTTTTTTGGCTATACTTTTATATTCATTCAG ATGTGTTAGGTTTGCAACTGAGGTAGCTGAAGTTCAGGATCTTGGCATGTTAGGTCATGGCAGTGGAGAAGAGATTGGGACCTATGTTGAAAAGTTGATGAGTAGTGAGCTTTCTGGAAATGTGATAGATATTTGCCCTGTTAGAGCTCTCACCTCAAAACCTTTTGCTTTCAAGGCTCGTAACTGGGAGTTGAAGGGTACGGAAAGCATTTATGTTATAGATGCAGTTGGTTCTAATATTCGAATTGATAGTAGAGGTCCAGAGGTCATGCGAATTGTCCCGTGGTTAAATGAG GTAAGTGGATCTTCCATAGTGAAATATTATGCAAAGCACTGA